In a single window of the Drosophila miranda strain MSH22 chromosome XL, D.miranda_PacBio2.1, whole genome shotgun sequence genome:
- the LOC108159784 gene encoding nuclear pore complex protein Nup153 isoform X3, protein MSEFEDSPQQNSQTKKPLQRHQAMTFSTRSGSNTHPLTPLQEVREPEEGAEDDSAAGSPLVSRKATTPEAQEEQQQQQNGTGTTSLTKRKRGRRRIELAEPDGEDSPAGGLLPDVDDGAAARGLDYEEVALADNIAEHDLVGEDEQTRRSEYNVFALRKRRTAIAADDDFDEDDEEVPDGDEEEDEDDGDDDHVQASASPQPKRRRLELETSVHLPCMRRLPLPLVSSTPAAAAAASAGQLYTSGNSQALGTRSHSRGSNPGGVAPHRRTHLNLYYQHQQREPGYNFFAGNESAAEATTGDLPVSIRRSLNIPAIEHPRGRSFSFGQTSSSFSAVPLAYHKRPPLLGQTDTVPEASLDVAQSDNERIEQLLNICKSNNNISSSNNNNNNIIKSKRGAATATAAAAAGAEAGAGADLESELNEYAEAVEASDSYPDHHNSNNNSDQWFYGNLQSAKSIFTRGSAQPTHHNSTCSLNSLNKRRRFNAYIYGSSSALSDSRLLTRSASASAWGSGSTLSSPFYKGQTTFGGNSAHNRIFGQSGGSSSSVAINSGGRSPAANQAPPHTGYRIKKIAMGPRKQTETPNTSVVDSMSLSTSTRRILSLLETYSSPLFDVKRLGNTLKEQQQQQQLQKLQTSISYSPPMQQVLERRRLHRVTQSSKDLLLNYKTKASSATTMALAALPALPDRHTNNNSHTNKMRSRLSHTSSRKPREDIEMAPEPLDLPMIIFPAMANTPTFDLVIKPPPPPRVPSVTANTTTDLQMIPRTQTAVPRPAVNFVGANANSAATETARAPANARGSGSVSVSSAALQPSNVSGRRFSFVEPIPVPILGEGETAQESRNTRHFSFPAPASLEMQQQQQQSLPFMNGPSTTAASAHNPSSSQLSVVGGFSQQFMKSATEWECDVCMIRNKSELVRCAACETPKPSKTAAPPTSAVPLSAASGFGDRFKKSSSAWECDTCMISNKNEDSKCVACETPRQGATTAASKTTTDCFSITNSPGCGSGSGSGSGSGSGFSTSSSSSGFGQAFRPKANTWECQTCLVMNQTSAVECVACQSRNPNASSESSSSSSTSNPPTNVSSSTSNSNTTSFKFGFTPEQQQQQQAVKPGASFKQLVAAQKAVSWECETCMAMNDLSLSKCCCCEQLRPRSDDCKPSSNATHPVPTFTFGFVAKAKEAAPVQPALPAPTSNAAPQFSFGFGQSKDVADSNNASTGGFKFGALPTQEEPKSIDLRAIPTGTKATSTTGIETAATGAAGAAATATPVSQFSFRAPTTTSTQLSSSSDTATATAAATTSATATAAATATATAAATTVKSQVFSFGTPSLPSSSSAVSSSTHTSGSNASATLAISSSNTKPMFIFSAAPSATTSSVSSSTSQQPTVTTAPVVFFGAGTTTNPGGPAATSSTSFAAAPAPASVSAAAAPEPAPGLFSFGGPSSASSTKKAAPSSNSNTFFFGQTPTSTAAPTTNATGSIFGAAVTSAAQPLSFGEKRAASGIPVNTLTKPVSFGWPSASASPSPNPIPSNGSTAQVPATATDSTSLPTVVSGGSVFGSGFGAGFGSTSAASTTTTPAPTSAFGGNGALPTTGFGFVGNSMAPQSLPAPASGPAAMFSNAITPAFGGSNGGGGGGFGGGSNAAAAKPSFNFGGSSALSQSAATSGPYNFGGTTGSAIPTKPAFNFTGSATVSAGTATPQATPAFNFSAGSATANSLASGDQRVFQFGASAAPAAPGAAPRLGAPGASGSSMFNFAVTSTPLQMQMQLQSTSSWQRRPEFTDGAPQDPRPRAPFAATVEVASQASETTSTEAAAAALAIALGGGTECNSHMNEEHAQAQPQRMGLALEDGDARKIGQTPQEEEEDEEELVTDNESSDRTLGASSVGGHRRSRRHNDRNQQQFPHVSKYRFVRSVTGTVSASTAGTATEPDEETTTTMFNTAAAKLTRQKRLGVLHSRRQTRSRVTTSAIMSNRSHRGSGTKRISHRQRYNDNDGTETGVGSVAGVGAKSSPHVLRSRYKLVRRRSNHEAIAPLTEAQQP, encoded by the exons ATGTCTGAGTTTGAGGATAGTCCACAGCAAAAtagccaaacaaaaaaaccacTGCAACGACACCAAGCCATGACATTCAGCACGAGATCGGGATCGAACACACATCCGCTAACGCCGCTCCAGGAAGTACGCGAGCCCGAGGAGGGGGCCGAAGATGATTCTGCTGCCGGCTCACCCCTCGTCTCCCGCAAA GCCACCACCCCGGAGGCCCAAGaggagcagcaacaacaacagaatgGAACAGGAACAACGTCTCTAACGAAAAGGAAACGAGGACGCCGTCGCATAGAGCTGGCCGAACCTGACGGCGAGGATTCACCCGCTGGGGGCCTGCTACCCGATGTGGATGATGGCGCCGCTGCACGAGGTCTGGACTACGAGGAGGTGGCCCTGGCCGACAACATAGCCGAGCATGATTTGGTTGGCGAGGATGAGCAGACACGCCGCAGCGAATACAATGTGTTCGCCTTGCGCAAACGGCGCACTGCGATTGCCGCCGATGATGATTTTGATGAAGATGACGAAGAGGTGCCAGATGGTGACGAAGAGGAAGACGAGGACGATGGTGACGATGATCACGTACAAGCGTCAGCCTCTCCCCAGCCTAAGCGTCGACGGTTGGAA CTGGAGACAAGCGTCCATTTACCATGCATGCGGCGACTGCCATTGCCACTGGTTTCCTCCACgcccgctgctgccgctgccgcttcCGCCGGCCAACTATACACCTCAGGCAATTCTCAGGCATTGGGCACCCGCAGCCATAGTCGTGGCTCGAACCCGGGTGGCGTGGCTCCGCATCGCCGCACCCACTTGAACCTCTATTACCAGCATCAGCAGCGTGAGCCGGGCTACAACTTCTTTGCGGGCAACGAGTCGGCCGCCGAGGCCACCACAGGAGATCTGCCAGTCAG TATACGTCGATCGCTGAACATCCCAGCCATAGAGCATCCACGCGGTCGTAGCTTCAGCTTCGGGCAAACCAGCAGCAGTTTCTCCGCCGTGCCATTGGCCTACCACAAGAGACCCCCTCTGCTGGGGCAGACTGACACGGTCCCCGAAGCATCCCTCGATGTGGCACAGTCAGATAATGAGAGGATTGAGCAACTACTGAATATCTGCAAAtccaataataatatcagcagcagcaacaacaacaacaacaacattatCAAATCGAAGAGAGGCgccgccacagccacagcagcagcagcagctggagcggaagcgggagcgggagcagATTTGGAGAGCGAACTGAATGAATATGCCGAGGCAGTGGAGGCCTCCGATTCCTATCCCGACCatcacaacagcaacaacaacagcgaccAATGGTTCTATGGGAATTTGCAGAGCGCAAAGTCAATATTCACACGCGGCTCGGCCCAACCGACGCACCACAATTCTACGTGTTCGCTGAATTCGCTGAACAAGCGGCGGCGCTTCAATGCCTACATCTATGGCAGCTCCTCGGCCCTGAGCGACAGCCGGCTGTTGACACGCAGTGCTTCCGCCTCGGCCTGGGGCTCCGGCTCAACATTAAGCTCGCCCTTCTACAAGGGCCAGACCACATTCGGCGGCAATTCGGCGCACAATCGCATCTTTGGCCAGAGTGGCGGCTCCTCGTCATCGGTGGCCATAAACTCGGGCGGCCGTTCACCGGCCGCCAATCAGGCGCCACCCCATACCGGATACCGCATAAAGAAAATTGCTATGGGCCCCAGAAAGCAAACAGAGACACCAAACACATCGGTCGTGGACAGCATGTCCCTCTCGACCTCCACACGTCGCATCCTGAGCCTACTGGAGACGTACTCCTCGCCTCTGTTTGATGTCAAGCGGCTCGGAAACACActgaaggagcagcagcagcaacaacagctgcAAAAGCTGCAAACTAGCATTTCCTATTCCCCGCCAATGCAACAGGTACTCGAACGACGTCGCCTGCACCGTGTCACCCAGAGCTCGAAGGATTTGCTTTTGAATTACAAGACAAAGGCATCATCGGCCACCACCATGGCCCTGGCAGCTCTGCCAGCTCTGCCAGACCGTCACACCAATAATAATAGTCACACGAACAAGATGCGCTCCCGACTGAGTCACACGTCGTCGCGCAAGCCGCGCGAAGATATCGAAATGGCTCCCGAACCCCTCGACTTGCCGATGATCATTTTCCCGGCCATGGCAAATACACCGACATTTGATTTGGTCATCaagccaccgccgccgccgagGGTGCCATCGGTGACGGCCAACACGACAACGGATCTCCAGATGATTCCCAGAACCCAAACTGCAGTCCCCAGGCCTGCGGTTAATTTTGTGGGTGCCAATGCTAATTctgcagcaacagaaacagcaagaGCTCCAGCTAATgccaggggcagtggcagtgtcaGTGTCAGTTCTGCAGCCTTGCAGCCTAGCAACGTATCAGGACGTAGATTCAGCTTTGTTGAACCCATACCAGTACCCATACTGGGAGAAGGAGAAACTGCACAGGAATCGAGGAACACGCGCCATTTCTCCTTTCCAGCACCAGCTTCATTGGAGatgcagcaacaacagcagcagtcgcTGCCATTTATGAACGGTCCATCCACCACCGCTGCATCCGCACATAATCCAAGCAGCAGCCAGCTGAGTGTGGTAGGAGGCTTTAGCCAGCAGTTTATGAAATCAGCCACTGAATGGGAGTGCGATGTGTGCATGATCAGAAATAAGTCGGAGCTGGTTAGGTGCGCAGCCTGCGAGACGCCAAAGCCTTCCAAGACTGCCGCTCCACCTACATCTGCAGTACCATTGTCGGCTGCCAGCGGGTTCGGAGATCGTTTCAAGAAGTCTTCGAGTGCCTGGGAGTGCGACACATGCATGATATCCAACAAGAATGAGGATAGCAAGTGCGTGGCCTGCGAGACGCCGCGCCAGGGAGCTACCACAGCAGCCAGCAAAACCACCACCGACTGTTTCTCAATTACAAACAGCCCGGGGTGCGGttccggctctggctctggctccggaTCGGGATCGGGTTTCTCCACATCCAGTTCGAGTTCCGGCTTTGGGCAGGCTTTCAGGCCCAAGGCCAACACATGGGAGTGCCAGACATGCCTGGTGATGAATCAGACGAGTGCCGTCGAGTGCGTCGCCTGCCAGTCGCGCAATCCCAATGCCAGCAGCGAGTCCAGCTCGAGCTCCTCCACAAGCAATCCTCCAACCAACGTCTCTTCgagcaccagcaacagcaacactaCCAGCTTCAAGTTTGGCTTCAccccagagcagcagcagcagcagcaggcagtcAAACCGGGTGCCAGTTTCAAGCAGCTGGTGGCTGCCCAGAAGGCAGTCAGttgggagtgcgagacgtgcATGGCCATGAACGACCTTTCGCTCTCaaagtgctgctgctgcgagcAACTGAGGCCGAGAAGCGACGACTGCAAACCCTCATCCAACGCCACTCACCCGGTGCCCACGTTCACGTTCGGGTTTGTGGCAAAAGCAAAGGAAGCAGCACCAGTCCAGCCAGCCCTGCCGGCTCCAACATCGAACGCTGCTCCTCAGTTCTCCTTTGGCTTTGGCCAGAGCAAGGATGTGGCAGACAGCAACAACGCTTCGACAGGAGGATTCAAGTTCGGAGCCCTCCCCACCCAGGAGGAGCCAAAGTCAATCGATCTACGGGCAATTCCGACTGGCACAAAGGCCACATCCACCACAGGAATcgaaacagcagcaacaggagctgccggagcagcagcaacagcgaccCCCGTTAGCCAATTTTCATTCAGAGCCCCCACCACCACATCGACACAGCTGTCCTCCAGCAGCGACACGGCTACCGCTACCGCCGCAGCTACCACAAGCGCAACCGCAACCGCCGCAGCTACCGCAACCGCAACCGCCGCAGCTACCACTGTCAAGAGTCAAGTGTTCAGCTTTGGAACCCCGTCATTACCTTCTTCATCATCGGCAGTGTCCAGTTCGACGCACACTTCGGGCAGCAACGCGAGCGCCACCCTTGCGATCAGCTCCTCCAATACGAAGCCCATGTTTATCTTCAGCGCTGCCCCCTCCGCAACGACCAGCAGTGTAAGCAGCAGCACTAGCCAACAGCCGACGGTGACGACAGCACCTGTGGTCTTCTTTGGGGCTGGGACCACAACCAATCCAGGAGGACCAGCCGCAACATCTAGCACATCGTTTGCTGCAGCACCGGCTCCAGCATCGGTCTCTGCCGCTGCAGCGCCAGAGCCAGCGCCGGGTTTGTTCAGCTTTGGCGGTCCATCTTCAGCTAGCTCCACGAAAAAAGCTGCccccagcagcaacagcaacacctTCTTCTTTGGCCAAACTCCGACATCGACGGCAGCCCCGACTACAAATGCGACGGGCTCCATCTTTGGAGCAGCAGTAACATCAGCAGCACAGCCGCTAAGCTTTGGAGAGAAGAGAGCGGCATCGGGTATACCCGTAAACACCCTGACAAAGCCCGTAAGCTTTGGCTGGCCCAGCGCCAGCGCTAGCCCTAGCCCCAACCCCATACCCAGTAATGGCAGCACAGCCCAGGTCCCGGCCACCGCCACCGACAGCACCAGCCTCCCGACGGTGGTGTCTGGCGGCTCTGTTTTCGGCAGTGGATTTGGAGCCGGCTTCGGCAGTACATCGGCCGCCAGCACGACAACAACTCCGGCACCGACTTCAGCTTTTGGCGGCAATGGAGCCCTCCCCACCACGGGTTTCGGCTTTGTGGGTAACTCGATGGCCCCCCAATCTTTGCCTGCGCCTGCGTCCGGTCCGGCTGCTATGTTCAGTAATGCCATCACGCCTGCCTTTGGCGGCAGCAAtggagggggaggaggaggcttTGGCGGCGGAAGCAATGCCGCAGCTGCAAAGCCATCATTTAACTTTGGAGGCTCTTCGGCTCTTTCCCAGTCG GCGGCCACATCTGGACCCTACAACTTTGGCGGCACCACGGGCAGTGCGATCCCCACTAAGCCGGCCTTTAATTTTACGGGCTCGGCTACAGTGTCCGCTGGCACAGCAACACCACAGGCGACGCCTGCCTTTAACTTTTCCGCCGGTTCGGCGACTGCCAATTCCCTAGCATCGGGCGAT CAGCGTGTCTTCCAGTTCGGCGCTTCTgcggctcctgctgctcctggcgCAGCTCCCAGGCTCGGTGCTCCTGGGGCAAGCGGTTCGTCAATGTTCAATTTTGCGGTCACATCGACGCCGCTGCAAATGCAGATGCAG CTTCAATCCACCTCCAGCTGGCAACGCCGCCCAGAATTCACAGATGGCGCGCCGCAAGATCCGCGCCCCCGTGCGCCGTTTGCCGCCACGGTAGAAGTGGCATCGCAGGCCTCCGAAACAACATCTACTgaggccgccgccgccgccctcGCCATCGCTTTAGGGGGGGGAACCGAGTGCAACAGCCACATGAATGAAGAACATGCACAGGCACAACCACAACGAATGGGATTGGCTCTAGAAGACGGTGATGCACGGAAAATCGGGCAGACGCCgcaggaggaggaagaggacgaggaggagctGGTAACGGATAACGAGAGCAGTGACAGAACGCTAGGGGCATCATCCGTTGGTGGCCACAGACGGAGTCGCCGTCACAACGATCGTAATCAGCAGCAGTTTCCCCACGTTTCTAAATACCGTTTCGTACGCAGCGTCACAGGTACCGTCTCGGCCTCTACGGCTGGGACCGCCACAGAACCAGATGAAGAAACCACAACCACCATGTTCAACACGGCAGCCGCCAAGCTGACCAGACAGAAGCGGCTTGGAGTGTTGCACAGCAGGCGGCAAACTCGCAGCAGAGTCACCACCTCCGCCATCATGAGCAACAGGAGTCACAGAGGAAGTGGCACCAAGAGAATCAGCCACCGTCAGCGCTACAACGATAACGACGGAACAGAAACAGGAGTAGGTTCCGTCGCGGGAGTCGGTGCCAAGAGCTCCCCCCATGTCCTGCGCAGCCGTTACAAACTGGTGCGACGCCGAAGCAACCATGAAGCAATAGCACCACTGACTGAAGCACAGCAGCCGTAA